Below is a genomic region from Miscanthus floridulus cultivar M001 chromosome 1, ASM1932011v1, whole genome shotgun sequence.
ATTTTGTTTGGCCGGGTTATGCCGGCTGCCACACTAGTACACTTCAGTAGAGCTTTCGGTCAGAGCCTGCATAATCGCATATTTAGAGCCTAGAAGGCTAGAAACTATATAACGATCCAACTACTCCAGTAATCCACTGCATGAGCATGATGAACAATCGGAAATGGACTGCATAATTCGCTCGTTGCAGATTTTTTCGGCTGCAGCAATCGGAAATAGGCTGAAAGCTGAATCCAACTATGTAAACGCTCCTATTTCGGCAGATCGTGGGATTTCTTTGGGGATTCGGAACTACTCCGGTGCAGTTTCCTTTTAAGGCAAGCATTGCAGTTGCAGCAGCGTCAAAGAGAAAACTGAACTGTATCATGTTGAACAAAATCCAGTATATGCTTCTTGTATCTCGCTGCCGACACGCTTCGTTTGTTCAAATATGGAATGTTGTGCAAACCTACTGCATACGATGCGATCATTCAAGTCAGAGAAGAGACGATGCCACAGAAACAAGCATTCTCTGTGGAGGTGTGGACTGAGACTTTTTGCTCTTGTAATTTTCTTCGATTCCATCCTTCATGGAATCCTGGATCATACTATTGGTGTTGTGTGTACAGAAAGTGGTACAGAAAAAAAGATCATTATTTTTTTTAGCACAAAAAAATGAGATTCAGTTGGACGATGCGAtcattatttttttttttttttttgagcaaatcaTGCCTGGCTGGTCTGACTGGAACGAAAGTACAGAGAAGAACAGGCGGCTGCCAGCGAAAAAGGCTAGGAAAGCAAAAAATGGTGGTCTGCCAGAGAGGACGCATGGGCCTCATCGAACCTGGAGAGCAGCGGCCCGTAATCCTTCCACCGTTGGCAGCGGGCGGTATTCGCTGCTCTGTGAGGCCAGCCTAACGCAATGCCCGCCGCTCTAGgtgccgggacgccgaggccttCGCCAAAGCGCCCACGGCCCACTGCGCAACTTGGAACGGGCGGGCCACAGATTGCAGCAACAGGCCCAGGTCCACGCGCCACAATGGGCATCCTCACCACCTTATTGCCCCCGCTCGGGTTACAAGCAGTTGCTTGCTGCTCGGCGAACAAAGCGCTGGGGACTGGCTATTTAAGCTGGTGTCGTCTCATGTGAGCaggtgatgtgggactaaacaaCACAAGTGTCACTGTGTCAGGCAGATGGCAAAGCTTGTTGTTCAGCTGTGGGCCTTTCCTGTTATTTTGTGTCGATGTGTGGTGTGGGCTTTCTAAAGAATTTTCGCCAGTGTTGCGTGAGTAGTCAAAGTGGCAGCATCTCTGAGAATAAAGGAAAGAGCATTTAGCTGGAAGAACTGTTGATGACATCTGAACGTGTCAAGGCTGACTACACATGGACGAAACTCAAATGCGTACCTGTTCTGTAAAACTCAATTCGTATTGAGCCCGAAGAAGTGCTTCGTAATCTGGCAGGCAAAAATCCTGACAGAGAAATCCCAAATTGCATAGTTCATCAGCTCCAGGCTCTAGGTAAGCAGAGATCCTTGTGCCTTGCAAGAAGCCATAGATTTATTTGTTGATGATGTATAACTTTATAGAGGTCAGATTCGTAAAATTAAAATCTTGCCTGCAATGTCTTGCCATTACATAAACTTTAGAGGAACAAGTACAATTGCTATACCCAATTCGGTGATCAAACGGGCAGAGAATGGTATGCAAGATTCATGCTACAGGCCGGTTAGGAAGCAACTGCAGTACGTGGTACACCACTCCTATATATTTCAAAACACACGGCGCCTGCCAATGTATCTTAGTTTGCAGATGTGTCCTTGCGCATTTACAGAGTAAAAGGATCACGCCGTGACACGTTTGGTGGAAATAGTGCAATGGTGATTAGCTCCGTACAGTCGAATTGCATACCATTGTTGAATCAGGTAGGCGACAGCTGACAGATCAAAGAAACACGAGGCAACACAACTCCTATCTATAGTTTGACGCTTCTCGTCCATTGAGAAGGAGAAATTATACATCTGAGACTGGCATAAGGGAGGAGCAAAAATAGCAACGCGTTTTGACGAAGCAGAAGTGAGCCTTACTGCTCCAGAGGCGAGAGCTGCACATATATGACGAAATCATTCATCTCAACATGGAAATGACCTGTACATATCCAACCATTCAATCCTACTTCAGAGTACACATCTACTATTGGTGTAAATTTAGACACTATCCTTGCAAACATCCACGCAACCGTTACTTCCCAAGTTCTGACTACCTTTGGAACATCATCGGCAGTTCCCCGCCTCCATTTTGTTCTTCTATCAGAACTGATGAGATGTCTGAGTGTTTCCTATTCATGGTGTATCGTCATCATGCAGCTCGGGCTCAGGCTCACGCTCAGCCTCAACCACAGGCACAGTAACTTCTTCCCTTATTTCAGGCGAAATGCTGCCATAAACCTCTTCAGCAGGCGCTGCTCTTCTTATGGTTCCTACCTTCACATACTTGCTGGTGAACTTGTACTCCCAGTCATTCAAGGAACCAAGCTCCATTGGCGTTAGGCCAGATATATCACCGTTCAGATCCTGTGGTTCAAAGGACATTTTGGCCAATGCCCTACTAGCATCTTTACCAGCAAATAACACATATGCTCCGCCAGGTCCATAGAACATCCTGCACAGCGAAGATCggttagaaaaaggaaaaagaatatCATGCCATAAGTATTGATCACAATATGCTATGCATGGTTTGGTAAATTGGCAGTGACATTGTCAGGACAAATATTTTGACGGGGCTATGGTATTTGAACTGCAAGTGGTACATCATCTAGTTACTTTCATCAAAGGAAACAAGCGATGGTTTGAAAGCAATTTATGCATCATGCTCCAATAAGCCAAATGAGAATCCAATGCAGATATGTTTAAATGGAATTGTCGCTCTCCAAAAGCTTCCGGTAGCACCACATGAAAGTCATGATTCCATCCAAATAGGGGATTCAGTTAGACGTCAACAAAATTTGAAACTGATATATTTATCACTACAACTTATAGTTCACAGCACAACTAAATTCGTTCACACACAAAATAAAGATTTAGGATCGacagttgtgacttgtgagcacATGTACAGAAGAAATTAAGCACAATATGCAGGAGTTTTCTTGGAGTTTCCTACATTTCATAATTATTGCACAAATCTTTCACACTTCTTTTTTTTCTCATGGGGTCAATGGTTAATGAGGAGAAATCAGCAACCTCAGATTGTAGAGAAAACAAAATAAGGACATGGTTATAAAGGAGTGTTAGTACTATATGTGTGTTGGTGAGGATAGGCAGCCAGACACTATGTGAATTAGTTCAATGACTAAATACCATGTTAGACACTCAATAACTGAACCTACAGGCCGAGCATAAGAAGCTCCATCACAAAGACAGTTGGGCACTTTTGACTGCCAGACAAGTATACCCAAAATTCAGTCACCCTCCAAAACAAAGATATTTCCACTAGTCAGTCTCGAGTCTCTACCCATCTGGTTGGTCACAACCTTCAGTTCTTTGACATCCCACATTCAGAACAGTTCATTTGCATTAGTGGCACAGAAGCATAGTTTAAAAGGCGGTTAGACGTCCAGGCGAGTGCTTGGTACAAGGCGCCACTGTTTCCCAGGCGAGCtgggtacgcctggacgcctTGAAAAACTATGCACAGAAGAACTCCTCAAATTACGAACAAATGAACAATGTTTCATCATTTTAAAGCGCCTTGTTTTGGAAAGCATCAGTTGTACAAGTGAagagaataaactactaattgaCCACGAGTGAGTGAGTGACTGCTACAACAAAGCATAGCAGCGTTGCGAGTTGCGACGAAATGGATGAATAATTAGAGGTTAGAGCTGAAGCAATCAAGGATTCAAAGGAAGCAACCTGCTCTGTGAGACGTCATAGATCTGCCCCTTGATGGCCATCAGCAGCGGCTTCTCGGGGTCGGACCCGTCGTACTGCAGCAGCTCCTCCTCCGTTATCTCACCCACCTGCACCGGCTCCGGGACTGGAGGCGGCGGGGCCGTCTGGGTCTCCAGCCGACGAGGCGCGGGATGGCACGGCGCAAGGAGACTGGACCCAACCTTGTAgatgaccgccgccgccgccgccacaccaGCGAGCACGGCCAGAGGAGGCGCGCCGTTCGCCGCCGCCCACAGCTCCGACACTGCGGCATCCACCAATAAAACCGGTCAGATTTCCATGCGAAGCCTACACGAGAGCGAGATTAGAGATTCAGTGCGAGCGGGAGCTTACGCTTCGCCGGGACCTTGACCCCGCCCTGGCCGCCGGCGCTACACCGCACGCCGCAGGACGCGACCCTGCCGTGGCGACCACCCTGGATACATACAACCGTACTCGCGCGCCGCCGGCTGGACGGCGCCGAGGCGGAGAGCGATGGTGCGGCGAGGACGGAGGAGCAAGAAGCCATTAACACCTGCTGAAGCCAGTGGAGACTGTCTCCTTCGGATACGCAGTGAAAAAAGCAGATATCTAAAGTTCTATACATATAGCTGAAACTCACAAGAGCTAACCTCTTCAAGAATATAGCTAGTGGAATAATGAGGCTCTGCTTAGATCTCacccaaaatctaaaattttttaagattttctgtcacatcaaatcttgtgccatatacatgaagcattaaatataggtaaaaaaataactaattacacagtttacccGTAATTGACAAGACGAaccttttaagcctaaataatcTATAATCGAacaatttttattaaatacaaacgaaagtgctacagtagtccgagaaaaaaaaatattcataTCTGAACGGGGTCTGAGTAGGAACCCTTGTATGACTGTACAATGAATTGACAAAGCTCCACAACACAACATCGACTTTCCCATGCCATTCAAACCCTTAGAACACATGGTTTTGACTCGGTGCCTGGCACGCTGACAAGAATCACATTTCAGAATATATCACTTTCACAAAACTTTTATGGCATATCCCCACGTGTGTGACACCTTGCAAGGAACTTGTATCTACATGTCGTACACTGGGCTTACAACATGTTCCCCTGGTCGTGtttcaacgaacaatatttttttttacaTCAAATTAGTTAATAGTACTTTTAATTATGACTTATCAGTCAAATATGCCCAAACCAACCGGGCGTTGGATGTTTGGTTTCTACGTTAGCATATACTAGACTTATGCATTGCAACTCATTCCTATTTAATGATCAATATTACACTATCCTCAAAGCAGTCTCAAAACTACATACACTATAAGCCAAATTCAGTCAGTATTAGACAATGAATAATTCCCCTTCGCCTGATGTTCCTTTCCATCACCTCAATGAAGCGGCGAAGGTGTTTTCTTTTTCGTAGTTGCAGGGCCCTCAAAGGTTGCCAAAAGAAAATCTAGATAGTACAAAGATGACAAGCGGCTCCTTCGTACACCGTAAGAATCTacccacaagtaaggtaactaatgacacgagcaatccactagagttacctttcagcgctccaccggggaaggtacaaatcccctcacaatcaccggagatggccacaaacaatcaccgactcgtgccaatcctcctccgttgcaccaagccgtctaggtggtggcaaccaccaaagagcaacaagtgaatcccgcagaaaaacacgaacaccaagtgcctctagatgcaatcactcaagcaatgcacttgaattctttcccaatctcacaatgatgatgaaacaatgatgtagatgagtgggagggctttggctaagctcacaaagttgctatgtcaatgcaaatggccaagagagtgagtttgagccggccatagggcttaaatagaagtctccataaaatagagccgttgtaccccttcactgggcacaacacggggtgaccggacgctccggtcatattgaccgaacgctggactttagcgttcggtcacgcgatgcgtgccacgtgtcccctttctTCAAATAATGagtgctcgatctcaacggtcaagtgatgaccggacgcgccgctgcgaagtgaccggacgctggacctcagcgtccgatcgtttccagtaagcatccagagataatTTTTcatgatcggactcacccagcgtccggtcacttggcgtTTACCcggtgcatgaccatgtcagtgtgaccggacgcagccagccagcgtccggtcgtttcagcgctagcgtccggtcgacgaccgacgctgcgcttcttctgctgctactgaccggacgcgccggtcctttagagaccagcgttcgatcacttatagtgacaacgttcacctgagtttagggcgtcggtggcaccgtcggactgtccgcactctacggacggacactccgtcggtgaagtttctaacccttgctcaaatgtgtcaaccaccaagtgtatcaccttgtgcacatgtgttagcatatttttacaaatattttcaagggtgttagcactctactagatcctaaatgtatatgcaatgagttagagcatctagtgacactttgataaccactacgactggagctgctgtagaaggaccggcggtatgcatgtgTCGTGGAGTAGGCAtgtcggtcaactcgctgaaggatgctccaagactcctggagactgacgtgtcaggcatgaatagcgaggatgactgctctggtgagaagcccatgtgatatggagtgaactgtggggcaacCATCgatgaggacaaccactgggacacctgaactgtaggtgaagcaaatggagctggaggcagtccctgactctgaagcccactgggctatactgctggagtcgtcaaagtggtggcaggcggagcaagctggggcgaaggctgtggcagtggggccccaagtgctgtcactacatgc
It encodes:
- the LOC136486004 gene encoding membrane steroid-binding protein 2-like, with translation MASCSSVLAAPSLSASAPSSRRRASTVVCIQGGRHGRVASCGVRCSAGGQGGVKVPAKLSELWAAANGAPPLAVLAGVAAAAAVIYKVGSSLLAPCHPAPRRLETQTAPPPPVPEPVQVGEITEEELLQYDGSDPEKPLLMAIKGQIYDVSQSRMFYGPGGAYVLFAGKDASRALAKMSFEPQDLNGDISGLTPMELGSLNDWEYKFTSKYVKVGTIRRAAPAEEVYGSISPEIREEVTVPVVEAEREPEPELHDDDTP